The stretch of DNA ACCAGAGACCATGCTTCAGATCAAAGAAGTTTGAACTTCAGGAGTGAATGATATGGCTGATACACATACCGGAAAATTCATTAAAGTTAGATGTGCAGACTGCAGCAATGAACAGATTGTCTTTAAGAATCCTGCTATGAATGTAAGCTGCAACGTTTGCGGTTCTACCCTTGTAAAATCAAAGGGTGGCGCTGGTGAATTGCGCGGAGAATTAATAGAGGTAGTTGATTAAGAATGGCTGCTCGCACTAGCGAATTCCCTGAAGAAAGCGAATTAGTCGTTTGCACAGTTCAAAGTGTCAAAAACTTTGGTGCTTTCGTATCGCTCGATGAGTATGACAACAAAGAGGGCTTCATTCACATCAGGGATGTCGCT from Candidatus Methanomassiliicoccus intestinalis Issoire-Mx1 encodes:
- a CDS encoding 30S ribosomal protein S27e; translated protein: MADTHTGKFIKVRCADCSNEQIVFKNPAMNVSCNVCGSTLVKSKGGAGELRGELIEVVD